CTCTCAAAATAAGGGTCTATATAATCATCTGTTATAAAGTTCTTTTTTAAAATTTCAACTGCTTTTGCATCATAGGGACGAATTCCCACAGCTGCACGGGGAGTTTCATCAAAAGGCATTTCTTCTAATATATGATGCCCTTCTTTTTCATTATCAAGGCTGTAGGTAAACATTACTTCCGACTGGGGAAGAACTACTTCCTTTACCGACATTCTGGTCTCAACATAATCAAGGTCTGGAATTTCTCCATTTTTAAGCTCCCTGAATGTGTGACCTTTTTTTGCTTTTACCGGACCTGCAAGTCTAAAAGACTTTTGCGCTTTTTCCATTGCACCGGCCCAATCTGATTTTTTTACACTTATCATTTTCATGGCTGTTCCTTTTTCATCTCCTCAAGGTTCATTATCCACATGGTATCTTAGGGCCTACTTTATAAACTCATTGGGGTCATTGATTTTGTATTGATCAAGTGCAGGACGCTGCTCAAGATCCATTCCAGCTTCAAAACCAAATTTTTCCACGCAGTCTTTTATTGTTTTACGTGTAAAATACCTCATTTTTATATCCATGGGACACGCAGCTTCACATGCTCCGCAGTCTGTACAGCGACCTGCGTCATGAAATGCTCTTAAGAGATGATAGGTCTGCACATCTGTTTCATTGTCGCTCTTCCCTACCCACTGGGGGCGGGATTCGTCAACAAAACATGTAGGACAATAGCAGAGCGGGCAAGCGTTTCTGCAGGCATAGCAACGAGTACATTCTGAAAGAAGTTCTCCAAAAAAGTTCCATCTTTCATCTGGACTCATTTTTTCAACTTTTTCCA
This DNA window, taken from Desulforegulaceae bacterium, encodes the following:
- a CDS encoding sulfite reductase; the encoded protein is MKMISVKKSDWAGAMEKAQKSFRLAGPVKAKKGHTFRELKNGEIPDLDYVETRMSVKEVVLPQSEVMFTYSLDNEKEGHHILEEMPFDETPRAAVGIRPYDAKAVEILKKNFITDDYIDPYFERRYENITLVGMAENNPSSVNFSLSCGTGPFDESCLDIILADAGDNYIGKVLTEKGEKFAAAAGFAEGDSGIEAKIAELKE